The following coding sequences are from one Microbulbifer sp. TB1203 window:
- a CDS encoding non-ribosomal peptide synthetase, which translates to MSDKAKSISRNIESIYPLAPMQQGLLFHSLMHPDKGMYLLQYRHVMEMADLDLVRFRQAWEKVVDRHEVLRTSFVWQKQKRPLQVVHRRVELPVEYEDWSHLDLKTREQRLEELLREERTRGFDFTRAPLMRVRLFKLAPDTYQFVRSYHHILMDAWCFSIIMMDFLEHYRALCRGESLQLPKPRPYRDFIRWLEQKNPQDHKTFWQGRLAGFAEPTPLGIDRPGLDAREPVVDCVHQLSAERTAQLQRIAGRFKITLNTLVQGAWALLLSRYSGRSDILFGVTVAGRPAELAGMESIVGLFINTLPLRCRVRGDEPPGPWLQTLQRENLALREHESVSLAQIQQWSEVDGELFHSLFVFENAPLDAGLKQENLEFIVRDAANRTHTNYPITVVVIPGERLHLQITYQTASFTGPSVERMLEHFTALLLRMGETLEAGQGARLGELPMLTDSERDRQLRDWAPGPQKPVGADYVSRLEERARRHPERVAIRYRDRTLSYGELNTRANLLAKQLIDRGVGPDNLVALLDERGSALVVAIIAVLKAGAAWIPLDPTHPPQRLAAVLEQGRPALLLCGGEFESLEIPNAPERLVFDMDAQPLRDCENPRVAVSPSNLAYVIFTSGSTGTPKGAMVTREGMLNNMLGKTPGAEWRDKRDAKGLMPGAVCGTVGGMDADAERTGMYSQRVPQTAPGSRPATVPDSEPLVPGLGLNEGDVIAQTASQCFDISVWQCLAGAILGARTEILPDCVAQDPKALVEAAQDRGITILEIVPSLMQGILDSASDTADLSNLRWLLPTGEALPPALARRWSERFPQVPTMNAYGPAECSDDVAFHPLTGPLPDSAHNVPIGRATLNNRLYLLNDRLELLPEGAVGEICVAGTGVGRGYLGEPARTAAAFVPDPFAADGSRLYRTGDLARLLPNGDLEYVGRADHQVKVRGYRIELGEIESRLHRHPQVREAVVLARQDERRAAVLVAYLVAEPQPAIDQLRRFTAEALPDYMVPAAFIFLPHLPLNANGKVDRKALPTPDFSAQSAARYRAPQTPLEEQLAETWREVLDLERVGTGDNFFELGGHSLLATQLIGQLSRQLDRDIPLRTVFEHPTIAAMAEWLEREEGAGDPGPQPGPRPEELPLSYAQQRMWFLQQLEPESPAYNLPGAVRLTGEVDSRCLRRALQRLVDDHEVLRTRFANRDGTPVQLIEPELKVELPLVDLAAESDPETALRGALAADAEDPFDLERGPLLRARLYRLGPQEHALAINCHHIVADGWSLRLMIEAFCSHYRALTDGTAPTRELLPLQYADYALWQREWMEGEDCRRQLAYWRKRLDGGRQPLELPADFPRPERAGWRGGRHTVALPEELAEEVKALGRRQGRGSFAILLAAFQLLLHRFSGSDDIFVGVPVANRHHPTVQLLVGCFVNTLVYRTRLLPDEPLEVLLEQLHNQSVEAQANQDLPFDYLVEQLGLERQLSYNPLFQAMFNYLPGMALDRFDLGDVLAEAVDNRPDTAMCDLKLDVHESDAGFELHFEYSRDLFRESTVATMAGYYCQLLATLLRQPRMPCGELSLPADRGNILRGEKAEPEDWLQLFRRRAAETPEQIALVAGETALDYGELDRITDRWAAALRRRGIGPEDRVALCLQRDLSLPMAMVAVLKAGAAYVPLDPAQPAERNGDILEQAAPALCLCTDGSPLPLAGEGLGERALAAGRDPNAPVPTLTLSELETEHPPAGAAGRPSVHGRDQSPVNPQQLAYLLYTSGSTGRPKGVAITRGNLANLLAELDHRLNLGAGDRVLALTTCTFDIAVVELLAPLAAGATAVLADRHQARDPAAIDRLLERHRITVVQATPASWRLLVRHSRQPWDGIRAIAGGEALPGALAEAIAGRGAVLTNGYGPTEATVYATFQPLGTGGAPLQVPIGTPVANTACYVLDDQLRPVPPGAAGELYLSGAGVGRGYFGAPALTAAAFLPDPYSPEPGARMYRTGDRVRVADGSLEYLGRRDFQVKLRGFRIELGEIEAMLESHPAVEAAAGMVLGEGDRARLVAYYSGPGEQTELVEHLAARLPEYMVPAQLVPLAALPQTASGKVDRRALPAPEAPESTSAGRAMTPWEHRLAEIWREVLERDSVGPDDDFFALGGHSLLAARLVARLGERCGLQLPLRRVFERPVLSELATTLAQSESVEAIPPRGEGGPAPMHFTQQRLWFIHRFEGGSRAYNLSLALRLDGELESRALRAATMDLAERQHSLRSVFAERDGQLLQVLLEPEAAGAPRPPLPCTETELPGLLGAEAETEFDLERGPLWRLAVYRLPEQSDVLQLTVHHMAADAWSLEILVRELGALYRQHSGGGRAALPELPLRFADVAAWWRGPAGRARIEEQLEYWKKQLAGEPPLLDLPTDLPRPARPTHRGSRHRFPLPAALAERIDETCREQGLTAFVPLVAAWQLLLSRYSGQRDLWLGVPVAQRHHGHTEQLIGYFATTQVLRCSLATGQSVEELWQQVRRTLLDAQQHQDVPFEELVDVLQIDRDPSRAPLFQALFNLIQLPATEEGEFAGLPARRLSVENDFVLADIALQVERAGEGWDCTLEYSTDLFLPATAARYAEHYQRLLEAMLAEPEARLCQLALEREAPAAQWNHTEVPLDWREDDLVARFEKQAAATPDAIAVESRDWSLSYAELNRRADRLAHCLREHGVGRDQLVAVHLERGPHLLPALLAVQKAGAAYVPLDPSQPAERNRRILEQAAPALHLCADGPNSPLPLGEGPGERAPGRAPNSPMPTVVLSELEAEQLTVGAAGRPSAHGRDQSPDQLAYVIYTSGSTGRPKGVQITRANLTNFLHAMERQLPLDAGDCWLATTTSAFDMSKPELFLPLIRGARVRLVAPEVAAHGAALFEELEKATVFQGTPASWQLLLAHRDSGWPAIHGLIGGEAVPAELADRLRQAGVQLTAMYGPTETTVWSTAQPVKGEQRGVVPIGFPLANTRCYLLDDCLQPVPPGAVGELYIAGDGVARGYRHAPGQTASVFLPDPFSDVPGGCMYRTGDLARRRADGALVCIGRTDFQIKVRGFRIEPGEIESLLRAWPGAREAVVMADEQQRLIAWVQADGQPDTAAIREHLKRRLPAYMVPFALVPMASFPLNSNGKIDRRALPRPQGEDLARTASVPPATPLQQRLAEIWGELLALPRVGIEDSFFELGGHSLLAMRLIGRVEREFGVRPDLRALFEAPTIAALAQQVEAAGGRARKELDAMSQLLAEFEE; encoded by the coding sequence ATGAGCGACAAGGCCAAGTCCATCTCCAGAAATATCGAGAGCATCTACCCACTGGCACCGATGCAGCAGGGACTGCTGTTCCACAGCCTGATGCATCCGGACAAGGGCATGTACCTGCTGCAATACCGCCACGTAATGGAAATGGCGGACCTGGACTTGGTGCGCTTCCGCCAGGCCTGGGAAAAAGTGGTGGATCGCCACGAAGTACTGCGTACCTCATTCGTCTGGCAGAAACAAAAACGCCCGCTGCAGGTGGTGCACCGCCGGGTGGAACTGCCGGTGGAGTACGAGGACTGGTCGCACCTGGACCTGAAAACCCGGGAACAACGCCTGGAGGAACTGCTGCGCGAGGAACGCACCCGCGGTTTCGATTTCACCCGCGCGCCGCTCATGCGGGTGCGCCTGTTCAAGTTGGCCCCGGATACCTACCAGTTCGTGCGCAGCTATCACCATATCCTGATGGACGCCTGGTGCTTCTCCATCATCATGATGGACTTCCTCGAGCACTACCGCGCCCTGTGCCGCGGAGAATCCCTGCAACTACCCAAACCCCGACCCTACCGGGACTTTATCCGCTGGCTGGAACAGAAAAATCCGCAGGACCACAAGACCTTCTGGCAGGGCCGGCTGGCCGGCTTCGCCGAACCCACGCCCTTGGGCATCGACCGCCCCGGCCTCGACGCCCGGGAACCGGTGGTGGACTGCGTGCACCAATTGTCCGCGGAGCGGACTGCGCAGCTGCAGCGGATTGCCGGCCGCTTCAAAATTACCCTCAACACCCTGGTGCAGGGCGCCTGGGCCCTGCTGCTGTCCCGCTACAGCGGCAGAAGCGACATACTCTTCGGCGTAACCGTCGCCGGCCGCCCCGCGGAACTGGCGGGGATGGAATCCATCGTCGGCCTGTTTATCAACACCCTGCCGCTGCGCTGCCGCGTCCGCGGCGACGAACCCCCCGGCCCCTGGCTGCAAACCTTGCAGCGGGAAAACCTCGCCCTGCGCGAACACGAAAGCGTATCCCTCGCGCAGATCCAGCAGTGGAGTGAAGTGGACGGCGAACTCTTCCACAGCCTGTTCGTCTTCGAAAACGCCCCCCTGGACGCCGGCCTCAAGCAGGAAAACCTGGAATTTATCGTCCGCGACGCCGCCAACCGCACCCACACCAACTACCCCATCACCGTGGTAGTGATCCCCGGCGAACGCCTGCACCTGCAGATCACCTACCAGACCGCCAGCTTCACCGGCCCCTCGGTGGAGCGGATGCTGGAACACTTCACCGCCCTGCTGCTGCGCATGGGCGAAACCCTGGAAGCGGGGCAGGGCGCCCGCCTCGGCGAACTCCCAATGCTCACCGACAGCGAGCGCGACCGCCAACTCCGGGACTGGGCTCCCGGTCCGCAAAAACCAGTGGGCGCGGATTATGTGAGCCGGCTGGAGGAGCGCGCCCGGCGCCACCCGGAGCGCGTGGCGATCCGCTACCGAGACCGCACCCTCAGCTACGGCGAACTCAACACCCGCGCCAACCTGCTCGCAAAACAACTGATCGACCGCGGCGTGGGGCCGGACAACCTGGTGGCTTTGCTCGACGAGCGCGGCTCGGCGCTGGTGGTGGCGATTATCGCGGTGCTAAAGGCCGGGGCCGCCTGGATACCCCTGGACCCAACCCACCCCCCGCAGCGCCTCGCCGCGGTACTGGAACAGGGGAGACCGGCGCTGCTGCTGTGCGGCGGGGAGTTCGAATCCCTCGAAATACCCAATGCACCGGAGCGCCTGGTATTCGATATGGACGCCCAGCCCCTGCGCGACTGCGAAAATCCCCGGGTGGCGGTATCGCCGTCCAACCTGGCCTATGTGATTTTCACTTCCGGCTCCACCGGCACGCCGAAGGGCGCCATGGTGACCAGGGAGGGCATGCTCAACAATATGCTGGGCAAGACCCCAGGCGCTGAATGGCGCGACAAACGCGATGCGAAGGGCCTGATGCCGGGGGCTGTTTGCGGGACCGTCGGAGGCATGGATGCCGACGCCGAGCGTACAGGGATGTATTCACAGCGTGTCCCGCAAACAGCCCCCGGTAGCAGGCCCGCCACTGTGCCGGATTCGGAGCCACTGGTCCCGGGCCTCGGCCTAAACGAGGGCGACGTAATCGCCCAAACCGCCTCCCAATGTTTCGACATCTCCGTCTGGCAATGCCTGGCAGGCGCCATCCTCGGCGCAAGAACCGAAATACTGCCGGACTGTGTGGCTCAGGACCCGAAGGCGCTGGTGGAAGCGGCACAGGACCGCGGCATCACCATCCTGGAAATAGTGCCCTCGCTGATGCAGGGCATCCTGGATTCTGCCAGTGACACCGCCGACCTCTCCAACCTGCGCTGGCTGCTCCCCACCGGCGAGGCCCTGCCCCCCGCACTGGCCCGCCGCTGGAGCGAACGCTTCCCACAAGTGCCGACGATGAACGCCTACGGCCCCGCGGAGTGCTCCGACGACGTGGCCTTCCACCCGCTGACCGGCCCCCTGCCGGACTCGGCCCACAACGTCCCCATCGGCCGCGCCACCCTCAACAACCGCCTCTACCTCCTCAACGACCGCCTGGAACTGCTTCCCGAAGGCGCAGTGGGAGAGATCTGCGTAGCCGGCACCGGCGTGGGGCGCGGCTACCTCGGGGAACCCGCGCGCACCGCCGCCGCCTTCGTGCCCGACCCCTTCGCCGCCGACGGCTCGCGCCTCTACCGCACCGGCGACCTCGCCCGCCTGCTGCCCAATGGCGACCTGGAATACGTCGGTCGCGCGGACCACCAGGTAAAAGTGCGCGGCTACCGCATCGAACTTGGCGAAATCGAAAGCCGCCTGCACCGGCACCCACAGGTGCGCGAAGCAGTGGTGCTCGCCCGCCAGGACGAGCGCCGCGCCGCCGTACTCGTCGCCTACCTGGTGGCGGAACCCCAACCCGCAATCGACCAACTGCGCCGATTCACCGCCGAGGCCCTGCCCGATTACATGGTGCCCGCGGCCTTCATATTCCTGCCGCACCTGCCCCTGAACGCCAACGGCAAAGTGGACCGCAAGGCCCTGCCCACACCGGACTTCTCAGCCCAGAGCGCCGCCCGCTACCGCGCCCCGCAGACCCCGCTGGAAGAGCAACTGGCGGAAACCTGGCGGGAAGTGCTCGACCTCGAGCGGGTCGGCACCGGCGACAACTTCTTCGAACTGGGCGGCCACTCCCTGCTCGCCACCCAACTGATCGGCCAACTCAGCCGACAACTGGACCGGGACATCCCCCTGCGCACAGTCTTCGAACACCCCACCATCGCCGCCATGGCGGAGTGGCTGGAGAGAGAAGAGGGCGCCGGCGACCCGGGCCCGCAACCGGGTCCGCGGCCGGAAGAGCTGCCCCTGTCCTACGCCCAGCAGCGCATGTGGTTCCTGCAGCAACTGGAACCGGAGAGCCCCGCCTACAACCTGCCCGGCGCCGTGCGCCTGACGGGCGAGGTGGACAGCCGCTGCCTGCGCCGCGCCCTGCAACGGCTGGTGGACGATCACGAAGTGCTGCGCACCCGCTTTGCCAACCGCGACGGCACACCGGTGCAACTGATCGAACCGGAACTGAAAGTGGAACTGCCGCTGGTGGACCTGGCCGCGGAAAGCGATCCGGAAACCGCGCTGCGCGGCGCCCTGGCCGCGGACGCCGAAGATCCCTTCGACCTGGAGCGGGGGCCGCTGCTGCGGGCCCGTCTATATCGACTTGGGCCCCAAGAGCACGCGTTGGCCATCAACTGTCACCACATCGTCGCCGACGGCTGGTCCCTGCGCCTGATGATCGAGGCCTTCTGCAGCCACTACCGCGCCCTCACCGATGGAACTGCGCCGACCCGCGAGCTGCTACCGCTGCAGTACGCGGACTACGCCCTGTGGCAGCGGGAATGGATGGAAGGGGAGGACTGCCGCCGTCAACTGGCTTATTGGCGGAAGCGCTTGGACGGGGGCCGGCAGCCCCTGGAACTCCCCGCCGACTTCCCCCGTCCCGAGCGCGCCGGCTGGCGCGGCGGCCGCCATACCGTCGCGCTGCCGGAGGAATTGGCAGAAGAAGTCAAAGCACTCGGCCGCCGGCAGGGGCGGGGCAGCTTCGCCATCCTGCTCGCCGCCTTCCAACTGCTGCTGCACCGCTTCAGCGGCAGCGACGACATCTTCGTGGGCGTGCCGGTGGCCAACCGCCATCACCCGACGGTGCAGCTTCTCGTAGGCTGCTTCGTCAACACCCTGGTCTACCGCACCCGGCTGCTCCCGGATGAGCCTCTGGAAGTCCTGCTGGAGCAGTTACACAACCAGTCCGTGGAGGCCCAGGCGAACCAGGACCTGCCCTTCGACTACCTCGTTGAACAGTTGGGCCTGGAGCGCCAGCTCAGCTACAACCCCCTGTTCCAGGCGATGTTCAACTACCTGCCCGGCATGGCGCTGGACCGCTTCGACCTCGGTGACGTGCTGGCGGAAGCGGTGGACAACCGCCCGGACACCGCTATGTGCGACCTCAAGCTGGATGTGCACGAGAGCGATGCCGGCTTTGAGCTTCACTTCGAGTACAGCCGCGACCTCTTCCGCGAGAGCACCGTCGCCACCATGGCCGGCTACTATTGCCAGCTGCTCGCCACGCTGCTGCGGCAGCCGCGGATGCCCTGCGGCGAACTGTCTCTCCCCGCGGACCGCGGCAATATCCTGCGCGGCGAAAAGGCGGAGCCGGAGGACTGGCTGCAACTGTTCCGCCGCCGAGCCGCCGAAACCCCCGAACAGATCGCCCTGGTGGCCGGGGAGACGGCCCTGGACTACGGCGAACTGGACCGGATCACCGACCGCTGGGCTGCGGCCCTGCGCCGCCGCGGCATAGGCCCGGAGGATCGCGTCGCCCTTTGCCTGCAACGGGACCTGTCCCTGCCCATGGCGATGGTGGCGGTCCTCAAGGCGGGCGCCGCCTATGTCCCGCTGGACCCGGCGCAGCCGGCGGAGCGCAATGGCGACATACTGGAGCAGGCCGCTCCAGCTCTATGCCTGTGCACCGACGGCTCCCCTCTCCCGCTTGCGGGAGAGGGGTTGGGGGAGAGGGCCCTTGCCGCTGGCCGCGATCCCAACGCGCCGGTACCCACCTTGACTCTGTCAGAACTGGAAACTGAACACCCCCCTGCAGGAGCGGCGGGGCGTCCATCCGTCCATGGCCGCGATCAGAGTCCGGTAAACCCCCAGCAACTCGCCTACCTCCTCTACACCTCCGGCTCCACCGGCCGCCCCAAAGGTGTCGCCATCACCCGCGGCAACCTCGCCAACCTGCTCGCGGAACTGGACCACCGCCTGAACCTGGGCGCCGGCGACCGGGTACTGGCACTCACCACCTGCACCTTTGATATCGCCGTGGTGGAACTGCTTGCGCCCCTGGCCGCGGGCGCCACCGCGGTGCTGGCGGACCGCCACCAGGCCCGCGACCCGGCGGCGATCGACCGCCTGTTGGAGCGTCATCGAATCACTGTGGTTCAGGCGACCCCCGCGAGCTGGCGCCTGCTGGTCCGCCACAGCCGACAACCCTGGGACGGCATTCGCGCCATCGCCGGGGGCGAGGCCCTGCCCGGCGCCCTGGCCGAGGCCATCGCCGGCCGCGGCGCTGTGCTGACCAACGGCTACGGCCCCACCGAGGCCACCGTCTATGCCACTTTTCAGCCGCTCGGAACCGGGGGGGCGCCGCTGCAGGTACCCATCGGCACCCCGGTGGCCAACACCGCCTGCTACGTGCTCGACGACCAGTTGCGCCCGGTGCCCCCGGGTGCCGCCGGCGAGCTCTACCTGTCCGGTGCCGGCGTGGGCCGCGGCTATTTCGGCGCGCCTGCGCTGACCGCTGCCGCCTTCCTGCCGGACCCCTACAGCCCGGAACCGGGCGCGCGCATGTACCGCACCGGAGACCGGGTGCGGGTGGCCGACGGCAGCCTCGAATACCTAGGGCGGCGGGATTTCCAGGTCAAGCTGCGCGGATTCCGTATCGAGTTGGGCGAGATAGAGGCGATGCTGGAGAGCCACCCGGCGGTGGAAGCCGCGGCGGGGATGGTACTCGGGGAGGGCGACCGCGCACGCCTGGTGGCCTACTACAGCGGCCCCGGCGAACAGACAGAACTGGTTGAGCATCTGGCCGCGCGCCTGCCCGAATATATGGTGCCCGCCCAGCTGGTGCCCCTGGCGGCACTGCCGCAGACCGCCAGCGGCAAGGTGGACCGCCGCGCGCTGCCCGCGCCGGAGGCCCCAGAGTCCACGTCCGCCGGCCGAGCCATGACGCCCTGGGAACACCGCCTGGCGGAGATCTGGCGAGAGGTACTGGAGCGCGACAGCGTCGGCCCCGATGACGACTTCTTCGCCCTCGGTGGCCACTCCCTGCTGGCCGCCCGCTTGGTGGCCCGCCTCGGCGAGCGCTGCGGTTTGCAGCTGCCCCTGCGCCGGGTGTTCGAGCGGCCGGTGCTGTCGGAACTGGCGACGACCCTGGCGCAAAGTGAGTCGGTGGAGGCGATACCGCCGCGGGGCGAGGGCGGCCCCGCGCCCATGCACTTCACCCAGCAGCGGCTGTGGTTTATCCACCGCTTCGAGGGCGGCAGTCGCGCCTACAATCTTTCCCTGGCCCTGCGTCTGGACGGAGAGTTGGAGTCCCGCGCCCTGCGCGCCGCGACCATGGACCTGGCGGAGCGCCAGCACAGCCTGCGCAGCGTCTTCGCCGAGCGCGACGGCCAGTTGTTGCAGGTCCTGCTGGAGCCGGAGGCCGCGGGTGCCCCGCGCCCGCCGCTGCCCTGCACGGAAACCGAGCTGCCCGGACTGCTGGGCGCCGAGGCGGAGACAGAGTTCGATCTGGAGCGCGGCCCCCTCTGGCGCCTGGCGGTGTACCGGCTGCCGGAGCAGTCGGACGTGCTCCAGCTCACCGTACACCATATGGCAGCCGACGCCTGGTCCCTGGAAATACTGGTGCGGGAACTGGGCGCCCTCTACCGCCAGCACAGCGGCGGCGGACGGGCGGCGCTGCCGGAACTACCGCTGCGATTCGCGGATGTAGCCGCCTGGTGGCGGGGCCCCGCCGGTCGCGCGCGGATCGAAGAGCAGCTGGAATACTGGAAGAAACAACTGGCCGGCGAGCCGCCGCTGCTGGACCTGCCGACTGACTTGCCGCGCCCGGCGCGGCCGACCCATCGCGGCAGCCGCCACCGCTTTCCGCTGCCGGCGGCGTTGGCGGAGCGGATCGACGAGACCTGCCGTGAGCAGGGACTGACCGCCTTCGTGCCGCTGGTGGCGGCCTGGCAGCTGCTGCTGTCCCGCTACAGTGGCCAGCGGGACCTGTGGCTGGGGGTGCCGGTGGCCCAGCGCCATCACGGCCACACCGAGCAGCTGATCGGCTACTTCGCCACCACCCAGGTGCTGCGCTGTTCCCTGGCAACCGGGCAGTCGGTGGAGGAACTCTGGCAGCAGGTGCGGCGGACGCTGCTGGACGCCCAGCAGCACCAGGATGTGCCCTTCGAGGAACTGGTGGACGTCCTCCAGATAGATCGGGACCCCAGCCGCGCCCCGCTGTTCCAGGCCCTGTTCAACCTGATCCAACTGCCCGCGACGGAAGAGGGCGAATTCGCCGGCCTGCCTGCCCGGCGGCTGTCGGTGGAGAACGATTTCGTACTGGCTGATATCGCCCTGCAGGTGGAGCGGGCCGGGGAAGGCTGGGACTGCACCCTGGAGTACAGCACCGACCTGTTCCTGCCCGCTACCGCGGCCCGCTACGCGGAGCATTATCAACGGCTGCTGGAAGCCATGCTCGCCGAACCGGAAGCGCGGCTGTGCCAACTGGCCCTGGAGCGGGAGGCGCCAGCGGCGCAGTGGAACCACACCGAGGTGCCCCTGGACTGGCGGGAGGACGACCTGGTGGCCCGCTTCGAGAAACAGGCGGCGGCCACCCCCGATGCCATCGCCGTGGAGTCCCGGGACTGGTCCCTCAGCTACGCCGAACTGAACCGCCGCGCCGACCGCCTGGCCCATTGCCTGCGCGAACACGGGGTAGGGCGGGACCAACTGGTGGCGGTACACCTGGAGCGCGGCCCCCACCTGCTGCCGGCGCTGCTGGCGGTGCAGAAGGCCGGTGCCGCCTATGTGCCGCTAGATCCCTCGCAGCCGGCGGAGCGCAATCGGCGCATATTGGAGCAGGCGGCTCCGGCGTTGCATTTGTGTGCGGACGGACCCAACTCCCCTCTCCCTCTGGGAGAGGGGCCGGGGGAGAGGGCCCCTGGCCGCGCTCCCAACTCGCCGATGCCCACCGTGGTCCTGTCAGAACTGGAGGCGGAACAGCTAACTGTAGGAGCGGCGGGGCGGCCATCCGCCCATGGCCGCGATCAGAGTCCCGACCAACTTGCCTACGTCATCTACACCTCCGGCTCCACCGGCCGCCCCAAGGGCGTGCAGATCACCCGCGCCAACCTCACCAACTTCCTGCACGCCATGGAGCGCCAGTTGCCACTGGATGCGGGGGACTGCTGGCTGGCCACCACCACCTCCGCCTTCGATATGTCCAAGCCGGAGCTGTTTCTGCCCCTGATCCGCGGCGCCCGGGTGCGGCTGGTGGCGCCGGAAGTGGCCGCCCACGGTGCCGCCTTGTTTGAAGAGCTGGAAAAGGCCACGGTCTTCCAAGGCACCCCGGCCAGCTGGCAGCTGCTGCTGGCGCACCGGGACAGTGGCTGGCCGGCGATCCACGGCCTGATCGGGGGCGAGGCGGTGCCCGCGGAGCTGGCCGATCGCTTGCGCCAGGCGGGTGTGCAACTGACCGCCATGTACGGCCCCACGGAAACCACCGTGTGGTCCACCGCACAGCCGGTGAAGGGCGAGCAGCGGGGGGTGGTGCCCATCGGTTTCCCGCTGGCCAACACCCGCTGCTACCTGCTGGACGACTGCCTGCAGCCGGTGCCCCCCGGGGCGGTGGGGGAACTCTATATCGCCGGCGACGGCGTGGCCCGTGGCTACCGGCACGCCCCCGGGCAGACCGCCAGTGTCTTCCTCCCGGACCCTTTCTCGGATGTGCCCGGCGGCTGTATGTACCGCACCGGCGACCTGGCGCGCCGCCGCGCCGACGGCGCCCTGGTGTGCATCGGCCGCACCGATTTCCAGATCAAGGTGCGCGGTTTCCGCATCGAGCCCGGCGAGATCGAATCCCTGCTGCGGGCCTGGCCCGGGGCGCGTGAGGCGGTGGTCATGGCCGATGAACAGCAGCGCCTTATCGCCTGGGTGCAGGCGGACGGGCAGCCGGATACCGCCGCCATACGCGAGCACCTCAAACGGCGTTTGCCCGCCTATATGGTGCCTTTCGCCCTGGTGCCGATGGCCAGTTTCCCGCTCAACAGCAACGGCAAGATCGACCGCCGCGCGCTGCCGCGCCCCCAGGGAGAGGACCTGGCCCGCACCGCCTCTGTGCCCCCGGCCACGCCGCTGCAGCAGCGGCTGGCGGAAATCTGGGGGGAACTGCTGGCGCTGCCCCGGGTGGGAATCGAGGACAGCTTTTTCGAACTGGGCGGCCACTCGCTGCTGGCCATGCGCCTGATCGGCCGGGTCGAGCGGGAGTTCGGCGTCAGGCCGGACCTGCGCGCCCTGTTCGAAGCCCCCACCATCGCCGCCCTGGCGCAACAGGTGGAAGCGGCCGGCGGCCGTGCCCGGAAGGAGTTGGATGCGATGAGCCAGCTATTGGCGGAATTCGAGGAATGA